A genome region from Pseudomonas pergaminensis includes the following:
- a CDS encoding SulP family inorganic anion transporter, whose translation MNLTRLRADALAGLTTSFALLPECIAFALVAHLNPLMGLYGAFIICTLTALFGGRPGMVSGAAGSMAVVIVALVVQHGVEYLLATVLLGGLIMVAFGLLRLGKLVRMVPHPVMLGFVNGLAIIIALAQLEHFKSGEHWLSGTPLYVMTGLVLVTMAIVYLLPRITRAVPPALVAILGVGLAVYLLGLPTRTLGDMAHIAGGLPTFALPQVPWTLETLGIIAPYAFLMAMVGLLETLLTLNLTDEITESRGYPDRESVALGAANMVSGLFGGMGGCAMIGQTVINLSSGGRGRFSGVFAGVMILLFILFLSPLIERIPLAALVGVMFVVSQQTFAWASLRVINKVPLNDVLVIIAVTVITVFTDLATAVLCGIVIAALNFAWQQARELYADEHMEADGSKLYRLHGTLFFASTTPFLNQFDPANDPAQVTLDCRHLSFVDYSAIAALMTLRERYSKAGKHLRVLHLSERCKKLLKRAKVHHD comes from the coding sequence ATGAATCTCACCCGTCTGCGCGCCGATGCCCTGGCCGGCCTCACCACGTCTTTTGCGCTGCTGCCCGAATGCATCGCTTTTGCCCTGGTGGCCCACCTCAACCCGCTGATGGGGCTCTACGGCGCTTTCATCATCTGCACCCTTACGGCTTTGTTTGGCGGTCGCCCCGGCATGGTGTCCGGTGCAGCGGGCTCAATGGCCGTGGTGATCGTGGCGCTGGTGGTGCAACACGGTGTGGAATACCTGCTGGCCACGGTGTTGCTGGGCGGGTTGATCATGGTCGCCTTCGGCCTGCTGCGCCTGGGCAAGCTAGTGCGCATGGTGCCGCACCCGGTAATGCTGGGGTTCGTGAATGGCCTGGCGATCATCATTGCCCTGGCGCAATTGGAGCATTTCAAGAGCGGTGAACACTGGCTCAGTGGCACGCCGCTGTACGTGATGACCGGGTTGGTGCTGGTGACCATGGCCATCGTCTACCTGTTGCCACGCATCACGCGCGCCGTGCCGCCTGCATTGGTGGCGATCCTCGGCGTGGGCCTGGCGGTGTACCTGCTCGGCCTGCCCACTCGCACGCTGGGCGACATGGCCCACATCGCCGGCGGCCTGCCGACCTTCGCGCTGCCGCAGGTTCCATGGACCCTGGAAACCCTGGGCATCATCGCCCCCTACGCGTTCCTGATGGCGATGGTCGGCCTGCTGGAAACCCTGCTGACGCTCAACCTCACCGATGAAATCACTGAGAGCCGTGGCTACCCCGACCGCGAAAGCGTGGCGCTGGGTGCCGCGAACATGGTCTCGGGCCTGTTCGGCGGCATGGGCGGCTGCGCGATGATCGGGCAGACGGTGATCAACCTCAGTTCCGGCGGGCGCGGGCGTTTCTCCGGGGTGTTCGCCGGGGTGATGATCCTGTTGTTCATTTTGTTCCTGTCGCCGTTGATCGAGCGGATTCCGCTGGCGGCGCTGGTGGGCGTGATGTTTGTGGTGTCACAGCAGACCTTCGCCTGGGCGTCGCTGCGGGTGATCAACAAGGTGCCGCTCAATGACGTGCTGGTGATCATTGCGGTGACGGTCATCACCGTGTTCACCGACCTGGCCACCGCAGTGCTGTGCGGGATCGTGATTGCAGCACTGAATTTCGCCTGGCAACAAGCGCGGGAGCTGTATGCGGATGAGCATATGGAGGCCGATGGCAGCAAGCTTTACCGTCTGCATGGCACCCTGTTCTTCGCTTCGACCACGCCGTTTTTGAATCAATTCGACCCGGCCAACGACCCGGCCCAGGTGACGCTGGATTGCCGTCACCTGAGCTTTGTCGATTACTCAGCAATTGCTGCGCTGATGACCCTGCGTGAGCGTTACAGCAAGGCCGGCAAGCACCTGCGGGTGCTGCATCTGTCGGAGCGCTGCAAGAAGTTGCTCAAGCGGGCCAAGGTTCATCACGACTGA
- a CDS encoding GntT/GntP/DsdX family permease, whose product MAASPGFGLLAYAAIAIIALIVLIARYRLNPFIVITLVSIGLALMAGMPADTIMGSYEAGVGKTLGHIALVVALGTMLGKMMAESGGAEQVARTLINRFGERNAHWAMVCIAFLVGLPLFFEVGFVLLVPIAFTVARRVGVSILMVGLPMVAGLSVVHALVPPHPAAMMAVLAYNASVGQTVLYAILIGIPTAIIAGPVYAKFIVPRIHLPAENPLERQFIEREPRTRLPSFTLTMGTILLPVVLMMIGGWANVISTPGTGFNQFLLFIGNSVIALLLATLVSFWTLGIAQGFNRESILKFTNECLAPTASITLLVGAGGGLNRILVDAGVTNEILGLAHAFHLSPLVMGWLFAALMRIATGSATVAMTTASGVVAPVAMGLGYPHPELLVLATGAGSVIFSHVNDGGFWLIKEYFNMTVIQTFKTWTVLETLISVVAFGLTYGLSLVL is encoded by the coding sequence ATGGCCGCATCACCGGGCTTCGGGCTATTGGCATACGCTGCCATCGCCATCATTGCTTTGATCGTGCTGATTGCACGTTACCGGCTCAATCCGTTTATCGTCATCACCCTGGTATCCATCGGCCTGGCGCTGATGGCCGGGATGCCGGCGGACACCATCATGGGTTCCTACGAAGCAGGCGTCGGCAAGACCCTGGGGCATATCGCCCTGGTCGTGGCGCTGGGTACCATGCTGGGCAAGATGATGGCCGAGTCCGGCGGTGCCGAGCAGGTGGCGCGCACCTTGATCAATCGGTTTGGCGAGCGCAACGCACACTGGGCCATGGTGTGCATCGCCTTCCTGGTGGGGCTGCCGCTGTTTTTCGAAGTTGGTTTTGTGTTGCTGGTGCCGATCGCCTTTACCGTGGCACGGCGGGTAGGCGTGTCGATCCTGATGGTCGGTTTGCCGATGGTCGCCGGTCTGTCGGTGGTGCATGCGCTGGTGCCACCGCACCCGGCGGCGATGATGGCGGTGCTGGCGTATAACGCGTCGGTGGGGCAGACCGTGCTGTATGCGATTCTGATCGGCATTCCTACGGCGATCATTGCCGGCCCGGTCTATGCCAAATTCATCGTGCCGCGCATTCACCTGCCAGCGGAGAACCCGCTGGAACGCCAGTTCATCGAGCGCGAACCGCGTACACGCTTGCCAAGTTTCACACTGACCATGGGCACCATCCTGTTGCCGGTGGTGCTGATGATGATCGGCGGTTGGGCCAACGTGATCTCCACGCCCGGTACCGGTTTCAACCAGTTCCTGCTGTTTATCGGCAACTCGGTGATTGCGCTGCTGTTGGCGACATTGGTGAGCTTCTGGACCTTGGGGATCGCGCAGGGCTTCAACCGCGAGTCGATCCTCAAGTTCACTAATGAATGCCTGGCGCCGACCGCGAGTATCACCTTGCTGGTGGGGGCGGGGGGCGGCTTGAACCGGATCCTGGTGGACGCCGGTGTAACTAACGAAATTTTGGGCCTGGCCCACGCGTTCCACTTGTCGCCACTGGTGATGGGTTGGCTGTTTGCCGCGTTGATGCGTATTGCCACGGGTTCGGCGACCGTTGCCATGACCACCGCGTCCGGCGTGGTGGCGCCGGTCGCCATGGGCCTGGGTTATCCACACCCCGAATTGCTGGTGCTGGCCACCGGTGCGGGCTCGGTGATCTTTTCCCACGTCAATGACGGCGGCTTCTGGCTGATCAAGGAATACTTCAATATGACGGTGATCCAGACCTTCAAGACCTGGACCGTGCTGGAGACTTTGATTTCTGTGGTGGCCTTCGGTCTCACCTACGGCCTGTCTCTTGTTTTATGA
- a CDS encoding LysR family transcriptional regulator, whose amino-acid sequence MHFDLIDLRLYLHVLDTGNITAGAGRSHLSLAAASARIRAMEASLGIEFLERGRRGVTPTPAGKALARHARLLLQQAEQLQQDLAEYANGVKGQVRLLCNTTALSEYLPELLADFLCEHPNLDIDLQELPSLRITQALRQGTADLGIISDAVDTHGLQTLAFRDDPLVLISPQDHPFTEGSFVDSLQYDFVGLAPHSALTVYLEEQALHAGFRLQTRIRAEGFDGVIRMVARGAGLGIVPQAALERWPLERSFKAHPLQEEWARRMLLLCARSFEQLPGYARALFDALALPLRKNP is encoded by the coding sequence ATGCACTTTGACCTGATCGACCTGCGCCTCTACCTGCACGTCCTCGACACCGGCAACATCACCGCTGGCGCCGGTCGTAGCCATTTGTCCCTGGCCGCGGCGAGTGCGCGTATCCGGGCGATGGAAGCTTCGCTGGGCATCGAGTTCCTGGAGCGCGGCCGCCGTGGCGTCACGCCCACCCCCGCCGGCAAGGCCCTCGCCCGTCACGCCCGGCTTTTGCTGCAACAAGCCGAGCAACTGCAACAGGACCTGGCGGAATACGCCAATGGCGTCAAAGGCCAGGTGCGCCTGCTGTGCAATACCACCGCCCTGAGTGAATACCTGCCGGAACTGCTGGCGGACTTTCTGTGCGAGCACCCCAATCTCGATATCGACCTGCAGGAACTGCCCAGCCTGCGCATCACCCAGGCCTTGCGCCAGGGCACGGCAGATCTTGGGATCATTTCCGACGCGGTAGACACCCACGGCCTGCAGACCCTGGCGTTTCGCGATGACCCGCTGGTGCTGATCTCACCGCAGGATCATCCGTTCACCGAAGGGAGTTTTGTCGATAGCCTGCAATACGACTTTGTCGGCCTCGCCCCCCACAGCGCATTGACGGTGTATCTCGAAGAACAGGCATTGCACGCCGGTTTCCGCCTGCAAACACGCATCCGGGCCGAAGGCTTTGATGGGGTGATTCGCATGGTCGCCCGCGGCGCTGGCCTGGGCATCGTGCCCCAAGCCGCGCTGGAGCGCTGGCCTTTGGAACGCAGCTTCAAGGCCCACCCCCTGCAAGAAGAGTGGGCCCGCCGAATGCTGCTGCTCTGCGCGCGCTCGTTCGAGCAATTGCCCGGTTACGCCAGGGCCTTGTTCGATGCCTTGGCCCTGCCCTTGCGGAAGAACCCGTAA
- a CDS encoding NAD-dependent epimerase/dehydratase family protein → MNVFVTGAAGFIGGSIATGLVKAGHTVTGLVRSAEQAAEMTALGIVPVIGTLDDTAVLTEQAHKADAVINAASSDHRAAVETLLAALKGSNKPFLHTSGSSIVGDASGGKASDVIYFEDSLPEPTVDKAARVAIDNLILAAAKEGVNSAVICNTLIYGHSLGVKRDSVQLPRLLKQARKRGVVRHVGTGQNIWSNVHIEDVVALYLLALTKNVPGTFYFVESGEASFIDMTTAIAQALGLGKPQDWPLADAEAEWGYEMANYGLGSNSRVRGKHAREQLGWAPKRTSVVEWIRHEMV, encoded by the coding sequence ATGAACGTATTCGTAACCGGCGCTGCAGGTTTTATCGGCGGTTCCATCGCCACTGGCCTGGTCAAGGCTGGCCACACCGTGACCGGCCTGGTGCGCAGCGCCGAGCAAGCGGCTGAAATGACTGCGCTGGGCATCGTCCCAGTGATCGGCACCCTGGATGACACCGCTGTATTGACCGAACAGGCGCACAAGGCCGATGCGGTGATCAACGCCGCGAGCAGCGACCATCGCGCTGCCGTGGAAACCTTGTTGGCAGCCTTGAAGGGCTCGAACAAGCCGTTCCTGCATACCAGCGGTTCGAGCATTGTCGGTGATGCGTCGGGTGGCAAGGCCAGCGATGTCATCTATTTTGAAGATAGCTTGCCGGAGCCGACGGTCGACAAGGCCGCCCGCGTGGCCATCGACAACCTGATCCTGGCGGCGGCCAAAGAAGGCGTGAATTCGGCAGTGATCTGCAACACCCTGATCTACGGCCACAGCCTGGGTGTGAAGCGCGACAGCGTGCAATTGCCGCGTCTGCTCAAACAAGCACGCAAAAGAGGCGTAGTGCGCCATGTGGGCACCGGGCAGAACATCTGGTCCAACGTGCACATTGAAGACGTGGTGGCGCTGTACCTGCTGGCACTGACCAAAAACGTTCCGGGCACCTTCTACTTCGTGGAGAGCGGCGAAGCGTCGTTTATCGACATGACCACCGCGATTGCCCAAGCGCTGGGCCTGGGTAAACCGCAGGATTGGCCATTGGCCGACGCCGAGGCCGAGTGGGGTTATGAAATGGCCAACTACGGCCTGGGCTCCAACAGCCGAGTGCGCGGCAAGCATGCCCGTGAACAGCTGGGCTGGGCGCCGAAGCGTACGTCGGTGGTGGAGTGGATTCGTCACGAGATGGTGTGA
- a CDS encoding sulfite exporter TauE/SafE family protein, with translation MNTFLAFYQDIGPALTLLVIGTFLLAGTVKGMIGLGLPTVAMGMLGLAMLPAQAAALLIIPSTVTNLWQLAFGGHLSALIKRLWPMLLLIFLGTGLGTLWLGMDGGGWVVHALGGALMVYALSGLFLPSFKVKPETERWLGPLCGVITGIITSATGVFVIPAVPYLQALGLSRDQLVQALGLSFAVSTLALAAGLAWRGTLGGGELNASLLALVPALLGMWLGQALRQRISALLFKRVFFIGMALLGAHLLISG, from the coding sequence ATGAATACCTTCCTCGCATTCTACCAAGACATCGGCCCCGCCTTGACGCTGCTGGTGATCGGCACCTTCCTACTGGCCGGTACAGTCAAAGGCATGATCGGCCTGGGTTTGCCGACGGTCGCCATGGGCATGCTTGGCCTGGCTATGCTACCAGCGCAGGCAGCGGCGTTATTGATCATTCCATCGACCGTCACCAACCTGTGGCAACTGGCGTTCGGCGGCCACTTGAGCGCGTTGATCAAACGCCTGTGGCCCATGCTGCTGCTGATCTTCCTTGGCACCGGGCTTGGCACGCTATGGCTGGGGATGGACGGTGGTGGCTGGGTGGTTCATGCATTGGGCGGTGCATTGATGGTCTATGCCCTGAGCGGCTTGTTCCTGCCCTCGTTCAAGGTGAAGCCTGAAACCGAACGCTGGCTGGGCCCACTGTGCGGGGTGATCACCGGCATTATCACCTCGGCCACCGGTGTGTTCGTGATTCCTGCCGTGCCCTATCTGCAAGCCCTGGGCTTGAGCCGCGACCAGTTGGTGCAGGCGCTGGGGCTGTCGTTCGCTGTATCGACCCTGGCACTGGCGGCCGGGCTGGCCTGGCGCGGCACCCTCGGTGGCGGTGAACTCAATGCTTCGCTACTGGCATTGGTGCCGGCGCTGCTGGGCATGTGGTTGGGGCAAGCGCTGCGTCAGCGCATCAGTGCGCTGTTGTTCAAGCGCGTATTTTTCATCGGCATGGCGCTATTGGGCGCTCATCTTCTGATCAGTGGTTAA
- a CDS encoding lysozyme inhibitor LprI family protein yields MIRTSLAASALFLALCSTASAADNAALKKCMDSANTTADMVSCNAKEAKVQDARLNRAYKTALAAQEGARKQQLQDVQRLWIKYRDANCGFAGSATGGTIDQVNGSGCVLDMTQTRAQELEDLVGP; encoded by the coding sequence ATGATTCGCACCTCCCTTGCCGCCAGCGCCCTGTTTCTTGCCCTGTGCAGCACGGCCTCTGCCGCCGACAACGCCGCCCTGAAAAAATGCATGGACAGCGCCAACACAACCGCCGACATGGTCAGTTGCAACGCCAAGGAAGCCAAGGTGCAGGACGCGCGCCTGAACAGGGCCTACAAGACCGCCCTCGCCGCCCAGGAAGGCGCGCGCAAGCAGCAACTGCAGGACGTTCAGCGCCTGTGGATAAAATACCGTGACGCCAATTGCGGCTTCGCCGGCTCTGCCACCGGAGGCACCATCGACCAGGTCAACGGCTCCGGCTGCGTGCTGGACATGACCCAGACCCGCGCCCAGGAACTCGAAGACCTGGTCGGGCCATAA
- a CDS encoding LysR family transcriptional regulator — protein sequence MKARSDELQIFVSVIECGSISAAAEQVGQTPSAVSRTLSRLEAKLDTTLINRTTRRMDLTEEGKYFFEQAKVILAQMDELEERLSSRQKKPAGRLRINAAVPFMLHGIVPYIAEFRSLYPDIQLELNSDDLIIDLLEQSTDIAIRIGALADSTLHARALGCTPLHILASPGYLKQHGTPTTVAELADHTLLGFTQTETLNHWPLRHVEGDRWLIQPSVAASSGETVRQLALEGQGICCLSNFMTIDDIDAGRLVPVLEAFNSGYRQPIHAVFYRNSQLALRIQCFLDFIQAKLARYAC from the coding sequence GTGAAAGCCCGATCCGATGAGCTACAGATCTTTGTCAGCGTGATTGAGTGCGGTTCGATTTCCGCTGCCGCAGAGCAGGTCGGGCAGACGCCCTCGGCGGTCAGTCGCACCTTGTCGCGCCTGGAAGCCAAGCTCGACACCACGCTGATCAACCGCACCACGCGGCGCATGGACCTGACCGAAGAGGGCAAGTACTTTTTCGAGCAAGCCAAGGTGATCCTGGCGCAGATGGATGAGCTTGAAGAGCGCCTGTCGTCACGCCAGAAAAAACCGGCGGGGCGCCTGCGCATCAACGCGGCCGTGCCGTTCATGCTGCATGGGATCGTGCCGTACATTGCCGAGTTTCGAAGCCTCTACCCGGACATCCAGCTGGAGCTGAACAGCGATGACTTGATCATCGACCTGCTGGAACAAAGCACCGACATCGCCATTCGCATCGGCGCCCTGGCCGACTCCACCCTGCACGCGCGCGCGCTCGGTTGTACGCCGCTGCATATCCTCGCCAGCCCTGGGTATCTCAAGCAGCACGGCACGCCGACCACAGTGGCCGAGCTGGCGGACCACACCCTGCTGGGGTTCACCCAGACCGAAACCCTCAACCACTGGCCATTGCGCCATGTGGAGGGCGACCGCTGGCTGATCCAGCCCAGCGTGGCGGCGTCCAGTGGCGAAACCGTGCGCCAGTTGGCGCTGGAGGGTCAGGGCATCTGCTGCCTGTCGAACTTCATGACCATCGACGATATCGACGCCGGTCGCCTGGTGCCCGTGCTGGAGGCGTTCAACAGTGGTTATCGCCAGCCGATCCATGCGGTGTTCTATCGCAACTCGCAGTTGGCGTTGCGTATCCAGTGCTTCCTGGACTTTATCCAGGCCAAGCTGGCGCGGTATGCCTGCTGA